The Aquila chrysaetos chrysaetos chromosome 21, bAquChr1.4, whole genome shotgun sequence DNA window GGAGCCCTAAAAAGATGTCTGGCAAAGTAGGTGAATTCCTGATTGAGAGGAAAATCTGCTCTGTGTTCCTTTGTGCATTCAttgatttctggttttattcccACAGAGAAAATGTGCTGGTCCCCTCCCCAGAGCAGCGGCGCGGCCCACAGCAGTGCACATTTGCACAGAAGCGCTCTTGGCCGAAATAAGAACACAGCAGGATTCTGCACAGGCTGGAAGCCCCTCTTGCTTATTATACCTCTACGACTAGGGATTAATCACATAAATCCAGTATATATTGATGCGTTTAaagtaagggtttttttcagtgaattgtTTGTTATTGTGAAATAAGTTCAGGTATCCATTGTATCGATAAACAAATTGacttcaatttcatttttctccctttgacCTCCTAGGAATGCTTTAAGATGCCACAGTCTTTGGGAGCATTGGGAGGGAAACCAAATAATGCCTATTATTTCATAGGATTTTtaggtaaggaaaaaagaaacttattCCAAATATGCATGTGATCtaaagagaaaggggaaataGTAAGCAGTTTAAGCATGAGAATAGagtagaagaaacaaagaaacatacCTCAAATACTTCGGGAACAGTATGATATCTTCCTTACAGGAACAGAAAAGTAGCAGCAAACTTGATGTAAAAATAAGTAATGATATAAGCAAGAACAACCCACTAAGAAAAGTTGATAGTATTTAACAAGTGTCAAATGTCACTACTGCTAGAATACTGAATTTTTCCTAATCATTAATACTTCCTAATGAAGGGtgtcttgttttattcttttccttcagttttcttacATTGTTTTCTCATATTTCAAACCTTTTCTGATAGCAGTATCTTTTTCaccttcttccatttcttcctttcttaattAAAGCAATAGTTAATACTAGATTCAGTCTTTCAGATTTCCCCCCAGTTTGATCCATAATTTTATGGatattttgttcttccttttgtaAAACCTGAACTGTTTTAGTCAGACTTCTTTGTTCCAATTTCTGAATGAATGCCTAATGAGATTACACATTGCATTTGTGGGCATCCTCTACCTTTTGATCTGTGGAATGTTAGGGATTACAAcagatgagatttttaaaaagcgtGGTGGACCTCagatagaaaaaggaaagagtgcGACAAAGGTagaacaaaccaaccaaaagaTCTACAGTAATACGTCACAATAGAAAATTATACTAAATATCCTGTGGGGAAACTAGTGTGTCTGACTTCCCGGTTCTCTTAAAGACTGCCTAGCTAGAAGGTCTAGATATGGACTGTGATGATAAtctaatttctgttttacaagTCTGGATGGAGTATGTGCATATTAAAGTCTCTTGTTTATTATCAACATGGATTTTACCCGTACAGGCAACGAGCTGATCTATTTGGACCCTCACACCACTCAAAGTTTTGTAGATTCGGAAGAAAATGGCACAGTTGATGACCAGAGCTTCCACTGCCAGCAAGCCCCACACAGAATGAAGATCATGAATTTGGACCCTTCAGTAGCTTTAGTAGGTGTTAGGAAATAATAGATGTGTGtactttatttcaaagcaaaacctcTGTGTATTGATAAGGGCAGTAATACATTTCCTTGAGCAGAATCAAGATCACAGGGCAGTCTCCTATGATCTAAAATTCAACACATGGTAGTTTATACATTAACTGCATAGGAGACATTAATCTTAGGTCAAGCAGGGAATTGACTGTATCCTAGGGAGCTAATTCACTTTCTTTGCTGAGCAGCATTTACCTTTTGTAAGAATTGTTTTGAAGGTCAAAGCAGGGAACTGAATCGGGTTTCCTTATTTTATTGCATCACTACCATACATGCATGGTTGCTCTGGACAAGTTACTTAAGCTTAACTTACATCATAATTTACAAATCTTTAAACGGAATTACTTGTAGAAGTCATCCAGCGTATGTCACAAGAATACTGTGGtaattgaagaaattaaatctgATCCCGTGCCAGTATCCGTTGGTTGGGTTATAGGTGATTGTCACTTGAGACGTATGTTTCTAAAGTGTAAACAATGCATAAAGATACCACAGCATCCTTCACTCACTGGCATATTGTTACTATTTAATACtactgtatgttttttttccttagggcTTCTTTTGCAAAGAAGAATGTGATTTTGATAACTGGTGTAGTCTTGTACAAAAGGTAATAATACTATCTTTATTTGCTCTGTATGAAACAAtgtatacttttcttttttttttaatggaaattccTATTACATCTTTCTCTGTGTGCAAATTAAATGAGCCATATAGAAAAATGTGCTAAGGCGTCAGGGTAAGCCAGTACTACTGAATTGCTAATCGGAGCTTGTTCAGCATTTTGACAAATCATGAACCCTGCCACTTGGCAGACGAGTGTAAATATATACActttgaaagtttttctttttttaacactacTGTGTTACTGGCTGAAACTTAGTCATTTactgagaagttaaaaaaaaaaaaaaagtaagttttaacTGCCATGTTGtacctatttatttatttatttgcttcctGATCCTTCTTTATTGTTTGACATGTATATTATTACATGTTCTAATTATGCCTGTTAGTCCCTGGTACCACAAAAGGTCTGATTCTGTAAGTGCTGAgtccctccagctcctgctgaacTGTGGGACACACAAAAGGTGCTTGCTGCCACAGGAAAAGGACTTTAGGACATTTCTGCATGCAGCTGGTGTACTAAGCAACAGAAGCATGGATGTGAAGTAACACCAACCTctaaaggcatttaaaaaaaaaaaaaaaaaaaaaagctaaggaaaGCAGTTAgtaaataactgaaatacaggTTATGATGTGGCTTACCTGATTGAAGAGGAGTGGAATTTGGCTTCAATAGTAACTTTTCTCCTGATCAAAACCTATCCTTCAaaatctgttgggttttttggaaCTTTTGTTCCCATTGATCAACAGAAAACTTGAACACAGAGAGGCCCGtgcaagtaattttcttttaaaaggcagaaaatattgTATGTTCTTGGTGTCTGTTTGCTACATGTAAACAAAATTATAGGTGTATGGATATCAAAGCTAATTACAACACACCGATAATTTGTAGGATAGTTCAAACGATCTGTCTGCCAGGTGTGTTTTCAACTAGGAAAATATTGCAGACATCTGTGAAGCAGTGATTCATAACAGCAGGTACTTGAAATAACAGATTGTCCCTGTATGTCTGCACAAAGCCTTTGGTTTTTGATAGACATccatcattaaaaatgtttttaattaagcagacatttttgtgtttgaagGTTCTCTTGAggcatcttttaaaatgaaagtattctGTCCTCAGGAGATTCTAAAGCAACAGAGTCTACGGATGTTTGAGCTGGTCCAGAAGCATCCACCACACTGGCCTCCTTTCATACCTCCAACAAAGCCCGAAGTGACAACTACAGGAGCAGGTGCAGTACCGACCAAAAGTACTATTGCGCAGCAGAATGTTCCTCGTTAGCAAACGGAAGAATAAGCACAGGTGGAATAACTCTGCTTTCCGAAGTGTCAAGCAATCACCATGTGATTAAATGCCTTATTCTTACAGAATATCAGACAGTTATCCAAACAGGCCACATACAATTGCTAGcacagatacatatatatatatatatatatatttttttttttttttttttataatcttacaaaatactttgaagGACACATTCCAGagaagtgggttttttggtggtttgttttaagtAAACAAAATCAGGCGTGTCTTTAGATTctaaatagtttaatttttttttttttcagaactcaTTGAATCTACTGACAAGCTATTTGAATTGGAAGAAGAATTTGAAATCCTGAGTGTATGAGGGAAACTGGTGACCCTTCTGAGTATTGAACATATTGCTAATATTATTGCATTGACTTAAATCAAACAGCCATGTTAGCCCCAAAGTGCCTGAAATGACAGATAACAGAGCACAAAAACCTAGTAGCATCCAAAACTCCAGCAGTGACAGTTCCTTCTGTCAAAGAGCTTCCCCAGATGGAAAGGCAGTAAAAGCTCATCTTTTATTATAAGACCCTTAAAGGGAACTTCTTTCTAATGTGTGTCTTTCCTGAAGACAAATGGACCTTTGAGATTAAGGCAAAAATAAGTATATCAATGGGCTGTATGTTTGGAGAAAGGGATAACACAAAATGGATATTTCTTGCTCTCATATAATGCAATAGTTTAGttcttaaagcaaaacagtCTTCAGTTAAGGAGGATGTTTACTTCTGTTCCCTCCTGTGGGCTGCATCgtagaaaaaatacattgtctTGTTTAAAAGATCAACTGgatcagaagaaaattgtttccttgttaaatattttaacatgcaTTTGAGCAACCacactttattacaaaaatgtttctgtaaaaggAACTATGTCTAATGTATACGTTTTGCAATAGCCTTCCTGTTTCTGGGAAACCTCAAGGGGAACAGGAGACTCAAATAGTTAATACAGATCACAACCACTGTTATAGTTACGATATATTTCACCTTGACCTTAAAATTCAAATCATTAAAACTTAGGCTGACTTTTCTTTCGGAGCTAAAATGAGTCAAAGGTGGTTTAACTGtaccttatttattttaaaaaagatttacaCAAGTTTCTCTGTTACAGCACTTTATCTGTGCATCTAATAAATTTCTTAAGCTTTTCATAGGTTGTATGCTGCtatattttgttaatttgtttgTGTGAACTAAATGTAAACCAGGTTATCTTAAAACTTAATATATAGGCATATGCAAATTACTTAATTGTTGGTTTTTGACTTGTTGccttttgaaatctgttttggtAAAAGTGCCTTAATTCTACAGGTTTATCAGAACAGCCTGTGCGGTTTTATCTCTAAGGCAGAGTATCTCTCCACTCCAGCAGCCATAAGAAAACCAGCTCAGAATAATTAAAGGCAAAGATCTTTTAATACATTATGAAGTTCCTTTTTTACTATCAGACAGTCCCCGTTATGGTCATTTTGTCATGGTAGTGTAATGGACGTGAATCGCACAGTTTCATCTTCACCAATAAATGACAACATAGAGAAATACCGAATGCTGTCTCCTCTCGCTTGCACTTCTTGATCAGGGCCAGTGTGATTTCCAGGAAAATAGTTAACCAGATCATATTTCATCTTGTTTGCCTTCAGTGTTTATTAACCACAGTTTGGAAACTATACACTTAGAAAAACATaccattttcttcccctcttcgTGGATTAgctgcatgttttttttttaaaacaaagcattacTTCTTAATTAGTAGATTAACTTACTGTTCATGTAACAGCAATTGTAGCCCTCTCTTCCCcacagacaaaaatgaaaatgaagcatgAAGCACTTGCTCTGAAATGCTTAGTCTTGAGTAGTAActgctaaaaaataaaaaaaaccaggaagcacctaagttaaaaaataatttaaaaaaaaaaaaaaatccatcagtgGAGTACAGTATACTTAGTGCCCACATAGCTCTTACCGGTTATGTAAACACTCTTCAGAGGGGAGGTCTGGGCCCCGCAGACCTCTTGAAGAAGTATTCTTGGGGGGGTAACCAGATTGATGAAAATGGGGCCGATGGGAGAAAGTGATTGGAATTCCCACCCCGTGCACCTGACCGAGAAGGGCTTGCGTGGGAAAAGGCTGGGCTGTTGAACTTAAAGTTTGGCCATCGACAGCCGTGGAGCCCAGTTACTGCAATAGAAGCAGTTCCCTAAAGGTAATGGCACTTAAAATGCGTACGGCTCTCATCCTggataaaaaaatgaatcataTTTGCATATGTTCATGCTCAAAAATTGTAGGTACAATACCTGATTGACATCCCTTTTCACAGCACCACGGGAGCCCAATGGCTGAAAAATTCATTATTGTTTGCCAGTTATTTGCACAAACTTTCAAAAAGTAGTGAGCTTCACTGTGTATGCACAGTGTTTTAAAGTTGCCTTTGCATAACCCAAGATGTAAACACAATATGATCTGTGCTAGGACAGCTAAGAAGTAGATTGGATATTCTGCATAAAAGGATTGCCACTCAGGAGTGTTAAAATGCCTTAAAgatatttgcaaaatacatcCAAAGCAGCTGCTGATCTTTCACAATTAGGAATAAGTTAAATGAAAGACTAAATTGTCCTTCACAAATTCCCTGCACATCTCCAGTGGGGTTCAACACTAGAACATGCAGAGCTCTCTGACCCCAATCTAGGAAGACAGTATTATACCATGCATGTAAATAATCATTAAAGGTAAAAATACTATGCTTAAAAGGAAGCATGTTCTTAAGTAGTTTGCTGGATAGAGCTAGAGCCCTAGAACCTAGTAAAGAAAGAGTAGTTTGAAATAATGTCTCAGTCTTGtgttaataataattttctgaacaattttGTCTTAAAGATTTTTAAGCCAAGGTGATAGTGTATTTGCAAGGCACTTCTTTCAAATGTCCTGGAATGTCAATACATAAGGATTTCATACGCTTCACTCTAGAGAGAttgataataataattttaaccCAACTAAATGAATTAATTGTATATATATTAGCATACCTTTTCATGGCTTTCCCTCAAAATATACAAGGATAATAGAATTAGTGGCACTTCTCTTTAACTCTGCCCTTAAGGAAAGCGTGGCTAGTTAAGAATGCATACActagaaatacaattttttaaactaacagAAATAAAGCCCAGAGGAAGAAGTATACAACACATTGTGcctgtaaaagtaaaaaatgtacATCCCATAACTGCTAGATTCTGTGTTTGTGTAAGCCTGCATGCTGTCTAGTAAAGCCTCTACTTTCCAGATACACACAGCTTGAATAATTACAAAACAAGCGTGCCAAGGCTACCTCAGAAAGGAAATTTATGTTCCTAGTAATGAAATGTTTCTGGTGGCTGCACTTCATTAGACTGCAAGAAGATAAGCACAGACCTTGAAGCAGACATTTTACCTGGAATATATTTCGATAGAAAGCTATGAAAAATGCTAGACGTGTTTTGGATTCATCTTCACatcaaaaattgcatttttcactGGGGTAGCTCTTTAAAGTCAACCGTGGGCGAGAGTCTGGGTTAGAATTGATTACCTGTCACTGGAGGAAAGAATGTCCCATCTGTttaataagcaaagcaaaacaaattaatcttTGAGTCTTCCTAAGGAAGTCAGTTATCAACCATTAATGCTTAGTGTTTCTAAGTCACCTACAAGACACTGATAAATTTGAGCTAGCTCTGTATTTCATAGGAGAATGAGTCTTCATTCCCTTACACTAGACCAAATACTGTTTGCAAAGATACTAATAAAGCctaacttttgaaaaatgtctctTGTTGATGACTGGCATGTGCCTCGGACAGAGGAGTGGTGTAACGTGAGACATCAGTTACTCTTCGGTCTGAATAAGGAACTCACAGAGACTTTCTGAGGTAGCCGtaactgaggggaaaaaaacccactgaagtAAAAGCATAGCACCATGTTCCGTAAAAAAGGTTTCAGAGCACTggtcttttcctcctctgtgcGCAGTCAAACTCCTGGACTTGACACTCGATTTTTGTAGAATTCTGGCCATCCTGATTCACCCATCAACCACACACAAAACGGGTTTATGAATTTATCCTTCTTCACACCAGCGATGTCTGGTCTTAGGTAACAAAGACTGTTAATGTTATTGCATTTTTGTCACTACAAGTTCTTCATGCACACTTGGCAACGGCTGACCCTTGTTCGAAGCTGCCCTGCTTTCAGAGTTTCTGAGGGAGGAGCACTGACAAACTGCTGCGACTGTTCAACGGTCGTCAGCCAGAAGCTGTATTTGTTTGCAAAGTAATGGCATGTTCCCCTAGCACCGTTGCATTCAATGAATGGAGTGGCACGGAAATCCTCCAGGCAAGAACCAGGTGAGACAAGGGACTGACCTCCACCTTCTGCACCAGCCGCAGTATGCTGAAAGAAAGATGTCAGTTTAAATGAGTTCAAAGGAACGGAATGGGAGGTAAACAGGGGAGTCCCCCAGTTCCATTGTTAAAAGGAGTAAAACGGGCAACCAAAATTATACCTTGGCTATATGTATCTGTCTTTTGAGTCAGGGCTAGAGGTGAAGAAGCAAAGGAATGTGCTTAGGCTGAATATACAGGCCTGGTGTAATGGAAAACCAGCTTTTCACTTGTAAGCTGGGAAAATTTGGAAACAATAATGCTGACTTCATATCTTTCTAACAA harbors:
- the ATG4A gene encoding cysteine protease ATG4A, which codes for MESVLSRYENQITILSDYLEEFPETDEPVWILGRQHHLNTDKSKLLLDISARLWFTYRRKFSPIGGTGPSSDAGWGCMLRCGQMMLAQALICRHLGRDWQWEKHKKQPEEYHRILRCFLDRKDCCYSIHQMAQMGVGEGKSIGEWFGPNTVAQVLKKLALFDEWNSLAVYVSMDNTVVIEDIKKMCWSPPQSSGAAHSSAHLHRSALGRNKNTAGFCTGWKPLLLIIPLRLGINHINPVYIDAFKECFKMPQSLGALGGKPNNAYYFIGFLGNELIYLDPHTTQSFVDSEENGTVDDQSFHCQQAPHRMKIMNLDPSVALGFFCKEECDFDNWCSLVQKEILKQQSLRMFELVQKHPPHWPPFIPPTKPEVTTTGAELIESTDKLFELEEEFEILSV